One part of the Humulus lupulus chromosome 9, drHumLupu1.1, whole genome shotgun sequence genome encodes these proteins:
- the LOC133800790 gene encoding uncharacterized protein LOC133800790, which translates to MKKLFFFRSSATGNRTSNNKEFPQSLKQEETYGENPSSSQANYMAESSFPSPRGLFSKSRKQVSEIQNSSNTPALRRCRSMSSAAFLGVEPAQSDFSTPRNHSRSPTSSVRSGVPHQHSNHSFRSLTPERRTTKRFVLPASQNTHGAGRPGSACSSKKHHDSSGSSSTSSSNLSSKIVDRYIDGEQQQEQSRPEHNAQGNFAGSSGNGGSWRPPRVQYASPSSPAESVKDKERGHSFREAKSSRLRFSSRDWAEYGFGHESPRRLAKNVVERLSQSRVQETSQKEIDYDMPVTIEDIYGGSLNFDANSDIVPQRNYSLDEPCETIKKYHGEDDYPYFQNKVVEDHCEGLNSKESMEEMDEHLRKRSKEAEERLMVLSEELEQQNFLHGSGFDVQSLIQKIRNLAEERVSLALDVSSLLHSQIAERASFKEELRHVKEDQKCQTRRLEKEKNELQSALEREIDRRSNEWSSKLEKYQSEEQRLRERVRELAEQNVSLQREVSTFNERDAESRSKITYFEQQCTDLTKRVDSMKEENQDLQKNLTEYQENYRAAEENRLCVQKNLENKERECRELHKSITRLLRTCNEQEKTIVGLREAFDEELGKSQQSENLDKHVARLRMEQIRLTGVEVALRNELETLRLEVDSLRCENMNILTRLKGNGREGGALTIQLDKEMWTRICCLQNQGLSMLNENSQLCSKLLEFVKGRISQCADTKQGNEVIKHGLDGHFLMESEMKVQGMRREIENLSRSLQTISGLLDDKSKLTASLFQLKNNDANGSVHSNWHTPEDLIKYELKAETLLTSVLREKLYSKEQEVEQLQAELATAVRGTDILQCEVQNAMDNAAFVAHKLKDLELQMLKKDDTLKGIQTDFQESTKELTVMRGMLPKISAERDLMWNEVKQYSEKNMLLNSEVNVLKKKLESLDEEILLKDGQITILKDTIGKKKPFDLLSSPDSTPDFCLQ; encoded by the exons ATGAAGAAACTATTCTTTTTCAGATCATCTGCCACTGGCAATAGAACCTCAAATAATAAAGAGTTTCCTCAATCTTTAAAACAAGAAGAAACTTACGGTGAGAATCCATCATCAAGTCAAGCCAATTACATGGCTGAGAGTAGTTTTCCAAGTCCCAGAGGCTTGTTTTCCAAGTCTCGGAAGCAAGTATCCGAAATTCAGAATTCAAGTAATACCCCAGCTCTTAGAAGGTGTCGTTCTATGTCATCAGCAGCCTTTCTTGGTGTTGAGCCAGCACAAAGTGACTTCTCTACCCCCAGAAATCACAGTAGATCTCCCACTTCTAGTGTAAGGAGTGGTGTCCCTCATCAGCATAGTAATCATTCATTTCG CTCTCTTACACCGGAGAGGCGAACAACCAAGCGTTTTGTGTTGCCAGCTTCGCAGAATACGCATGGTGCAGGGAGACCTGGTTCAGCTTGCTCTTCTAAGAAGCACCATGATTCCTCAGGAAGCTCATCCACTTCCTCCAGTAATCTCTCAAGTAAAATTGTGGATCGTTACATTGATGGGGAGCAACAGCAGGAACAGAGCAGACCTGAGCACAATGCTCAGGGGAATTTCGCTGGAAGTAGCGGCAATGGGGGCAGCTGGCGTCCTCCACGCGTGCAGTATGCCTCTCCTTCTTCTCCAGCAGAAAGTGTCAAAGATAAAGAAAGAGGTCATTCATTTAGAGAAGCCAAAAGCTCTCGTCTTCGTTTCTCCTCCAGAGATTGGGCTGAATATGGATTTGGGCATGAGTCACCCCGCAGACTTGCGAAGAATGTTGTTGAGAGACTTTCACAATCTCGTGTTCAGGAAACTAGTCAAAAGGAGATTGACTACGACATGCCAGTTACAATTGAAGACATTTATGGTGGATCCTTGAATTTTGATGCTAATTCTGACATAGTTCCTCAGAGAAATTATTCACTGGATGAACCTTGTGAAACGATTAAAAAATATCATGGGGAGGATGATTACCCATACTTCCAAAATAAAGTGGTTGAGGATCATTGTGAGGGTTTAAATTCCAAAGAATCTATGGAGGAAATGGATGAGCACTTAAGGAAAAGATCCAAGGAAGCTGAAGAGAGGCTCATGGTTCTATCTGAAGAACTTGAGCAACAAAACTTTCTACATGGAAGCGGGTTTGATGTGCAATCTTTGATTCAGAAAATTAGGAACCTTGCTGAGGAAAGAGTAAGCTTGGCACTTGATGTTTCAAGCCTTCTGCATTCACAAATTGCTGAACGGGCTTCTTTCAAGGAAGAACTTAGACATGTAAAAGAAGACCAGAAATGCCAAACGAGAAGACTAGAGAAGGAAAAAAATGAGTTACAATCAGCACTGGAGAGGGAGATAGACAGGAGGTCCAATGAGTGGTCAAGTAAGCTTGAGAAATATCAGTCGGAGGAACAAAGGCTTCGTGAGCGAGTTAGAGAGCTTGCGGAGCAAAATGTATCACTTCAAAGGGAAGTCTCAACTTTTAATGAGAGGGATGCAGAGAGCAGGAGCAAGATCACCTATTTTGAGCAACAATGCACGGACCTGACTAAAAGGGTGGATAGCATGAAAGAGGAAAATCAAGATCTTCAAAAGAATCTTACAGAATATCAAGAGAACTATAGAGCGGCAGAAGAAAACCGTCTTTGTGTCCAAAAGAACCTTGAAAACAAGGAGAGAGAGTGCAGGGAACTACACAAGTCTATTACAAGACTATTAAGAACCTGCAATGAACAAGAGAAGACAATTGTTGGTTTACGAGAAGCTTTTGATGAGGAACTGGGGAAGAGCCAGCAGTCAGAAAATTTAGATAAGCATGTGGCAAGGTTGCGAATGGAGCAAATTAGATTGACTGGTGTGGAGGTGGCCTTGAGAAATGAGTTGGAGACTTTAAGGCTTGAAGTGGATTCTCTTCGATGTGAGAATATGAATATATTAACCAGGTTAAAAGGCAATGGAAGAGAAGGTGGTGCTTTAACTATTCAGCTAGATAAGGAAATGTGGACTCGTATTTGTTGTTTACAAAATCAAGGACTGTCAATGTTAAATGAAAATTCACAGTTGTGCTCAAAATTACTTGAATTTGTCAAAGGCAGAATTTCCCAGTGTGCAGACACAAAGCAGGGAAACGAAGTTATCAAGCATGGTCTAGATGGGCACTTTCTTATGGAATCTGAAATGAAAGTTCAAGGAATGAGACGTGAGATTGAAAACTTATCAAGGAGTTTGCAAACAATCTCCGGTTTGTTGGATGACAAGTCCAAACTAACAGCTTCTCTATTTCAACTGAAGAACAATGACGCAAATGGTTCAGTGCACTCAAATTGGCATACTCCAGAG GACCTAATAAAATATGAACTCAAAGCGGAAACTTTGTTAACAAGTGTATTGAGAGAAAAATTATATTctaaagaacaggaggttgaacAGTTGCAAGCCGAGCTTGCAACAGCTGTAAGAGGTACCGATATACTTCAATGTGAAGTACAAAATGCAATGGACAACGCTGCCTTCGTCGCCCACAAATTGAAAGATCTTGAACTTCAG ATGCTCAAGAAGGATGATACTCTTAAAGGTATCCAAACTGATTTTCAAGAATCTACCAAGGAGTTGACCGTTATGCGGGGGATGCTGCCAAAAATCTCTGCAGAGAGAGATTTGATGTGGAATGAGGTGAAGCAATACAGTGAAAAAAATATGCTTTTGAACTCTGAGGTTAATGTTCTGAAAAAGAAGTTAGAATCCCTCGATGAAGAGATACTTCTAAAGGATGGTCAGATCACAATCCTAAAAGACACCATAGGGAAGAAGAAACCTTTCGACCTCCTATCCAGTCCTGACTCAACCCCAGACTTTTGTCTCCAATAA